The DNA region GATATTTTTAGAGAATATGACATTCGCGGTATTGTTGAAACCGATCTTACAGAGGATGTGGCGGAACTGGTTGGAAAAGCCTACGGTACGCATATGAAACGCCTGGGTTATAAAACCTTTTCGGTCGGCGGGGATGTTCGGCTAACGACTAACCGTTTGAAAAAGGCACTCATCAGGGGACTTCTTTCCACGGGGGGAGATGTTGTCGATATTGGAACGGTACCCACACCGGCATTCTATTTTTCGATTCCTCATCTGAGCCTGGACGGAGGGGTTATGGTAACCGGCAGTCATAATCCTATTGAATACAATGGATTAAAAATGAACAAAGGGTTGGGTTCCGTTTACGGCGACGAAATTCAAGTGCTGCGAAAGCTTATCGAAGCGAACGATTTTGAGACCGGCAGCGGGACATTCAAGGAAATCTCCGTTCTTGACGATTACAAGTCCATGCTCAAAAGTAAAATCAAACTCAATCGTAAACTAAAAATTATTATGGACCCGGGAAATGGGACGGGCGGATTGGTCGCTCCGGAGGTTTTTCGGGCATTGGGTGCCGATGTAACCTGTATTTTTTGTGAACCGGATGGGCATTTCCCCAATCACCTGCCGGACCCCACGGTTTTGAAATACATTCAGACCCTGCGTGAAAAGGTGCTTGAAACAAAGGCAGATATCGGTATCGGTTACGACGGCGATTCCGATCGCGTGGGTGTCATCGATAATACGGGGCGCGTGATTTTTGCCGATCGGCTTCTTGCTATTCTCGCAAAAGAGGTGCTGAAACGGCGTCCCGGCTCCGAGATTATTTTCGATGTAAAGTGCTCTCAAGCACTTGTTGAGGAAATTGAAATGAGCGGCGGGAAGCCTCTCATGTGGAAAACCGGGCACGCTCTTTTGAAATCAAAATTGCAGGAAGATAAGGCGCCTCTGGCGGGCGAAATGTCCGGCCACATCTTTTTCGCGGATGATTATTATGGGTTCGATGATGCCATTTACGTCTCCCTTCGGCTGGCTCAATTGCTATCCAATTCGGATAAAACAATGGCCGAGCTGGCAGACGAAATTCCGTCGTATTATTCGACCCCGGAAATTCGGGTAGAATGCGCCGAGGAAGAAAAATTCAAAATCGTTGACGAATTGTCGAACTATTTTAAATCGAAATACAAAACGATTGATGTCGATGGGGTCCGTGCGCTTTTTGGAGACGGCTGGGGTCTCCTGCGTGCATCCAACACACAGCCCGTTTTGGTGCTTCGGTTTGAAGCGAAAACCGAAAAGCGAATCAAAGAAATCATCGATATTTTTGTTCAAAAATTGAAAGAATATCCTTCCGTCAAATTGGACGAGGGTGATTTTACGATCGTAAAAGGGTGAGAGTAAAATATTTTATTACATTATTTGGACTAATAAAAACGACGTATTTCTCAATATTTCTAACCATTAATACGTGTTGTTCACGTCGGGTATGAGCAACTGCGTTTGGTCAGAAAAATGTGTCGTTTGAATTAGTCCTTTTTTATTTGTTGAGTGAATGAATTGTACTCCCAAAAATGATAAGTAATTTCCGGTTCGGCATTTGCAGCATTATCATTTGCAAAGCCCGTCCTGAGAAATAATAAATTGTTGAAACAAAAACACAAAAGCAGAGAATAGAAATTGTAAATCACATAATAGTATGAGTAATTTCAAAGATAAAAGGTTTTAAATGAACAAAGAATTAGTAGAAAAAAAGATTATCGATATTCTTAAGCACAACCGAAATCGATATTACAAAGCAAAAACACTTGCCAGACACGCAAAAATCCCCAAAGAAAGCTATTCCTGGTTCCGGGATTTATTGACTCAAATGCAAAAAGAAGGAAAAATTCTTAAGGAAAAGGGGAAGGGCTACACCTATCCTCAGAAGGTGTCTACCTTTGTTGGAGAGCTACGCGTAAAAACTCAGGGATACGGTTTTGTTATTTCGGACGATGGCAAAACAGAGGTGTTTGTGAGCCAGCGAAATATGGGGACCGCTATTCACGGGGACCGGGTTCTTGTACAGCTTTTTGCCCGACCCAAACGAAACGTGCTCCACACAGAGGGAAAGGTAGTGGAAGTGCTGGAGCGCCGGCAGTCCAGCATTGTTGGAATATTTCGGGAAGGCAAATATTTTAATTACGTCGTACCGGATGATCTGAAAATTACCTGGGATATTCTAATCGCTCCGGGTCACGATAAAGGTGCCAAACCGGGGCAAAAGGTTGTGGTGAAAATCCTGGAATGGGAACACACCCAATTGAATCCGGAGGGAAAAATTGTGGAGGTTCTGGGCTATCCGGATGAAAAGGGCGTGGATGTGCTTTCTGTGGTAAAATCACTCGATTTACCGGTTGCTTTTCCCAAAGAGGTGCTCAAGGCTGCCAGAAATATTCCGGAGGACATCCCGGCTGCTGAGATTGAGCGGCGACTGGATCTGCGGGACGAGGAAATTTTCACGATTGATCCGGAGGATGCCAAAGATTTTGACGATGCCGTTTCCCTGCGTACGATGGAAAATGGGACTTACGAGCTTGGGGTACACATTGCAGATGTCAGCTACTACGTTCCCGAAGATTCTGTTCTGGATAAAGAAGCCCTGCGCCGTGCGAACAGCGTTTATCTGGTTGATCGGGTGGTACCCATGCTTCCCGAACACCTGTCGAACACAATTTGCAGTCTCCGACCCAATGAAGACCGCCTGACCTTTTCGGTGATTATGATTCTCAACAAAAAGGGAACGGTCGTTGATTATCGAATTGAAGAATCCGTTATTCGCAGCAAGCGGCGTTTTTCCTACGAGGAAGTCCAAAAGATTATTGACACCGGTAAGGGGCCGTTTGTGGAAACCTTGATAAAAATGAGAGACCTCAGCCAAAAGCTGCGCCGCAAACGAATCGCTCAGGGAAGTCTGGATTTCGAGACACCCGAGGCAAAAATCATTTTGGATGAAAATGGCCGTCCCATTGAGGTGAAACGAGTGGAACGATTGGAAAGTCACCAATTGGTTGAGGAATTTATGCTTCTGGCCAATCAGGTAGTGGCGTTACACGGAACATTTGGTGCATTGATTCAAACGAGAAAAAAACGGCTTCTTCCTTTCATTTACCGTGTTCACGAACGTCCGAGTCCCGACAAAATCCGCGATTTCCGAAATCTTGTGGAAGCGCTGGGACACAAGTTTCCGGGCAAAAAGGGACGGGTCGATCAGAAAATGCTTCAGAAATTATTGGAAGAGGTTGAGGATACGCCTGAAGAGATCATTGTGAACAATGTGATGCTGCGGTCAATGATGAAGGCTCAATACTCAACCAAAAATGTCGGCCATTTTGGGCTGGGATTTTCACATTACACGCATTTTACATCGCCTATCCGCCGCTATCCGGATCTGGAGGTTCACCGGCTTCTGAAGGAATACCGGAAAAAGGTACGGCCGGAGCGTAAGACCATCCTTCGTGAAAAATTGCCGGAGGTTTGCAAAATCGCTTCCGAACAGGAAATCCGGGCTCTTCAGGCCGAAAGAAAATCAATTAAAATGAAACAGGTCGAGTTTATGGCCGATAAATTAGGCGAGGAGTATTTGGGAATTATTTCAGGGGTGGTACCGTTTGGAATTTTTGTGGAATTGGAAGAAACTTTGGTGGAAGGATTGGTTCACGTCAAGGATCTTCCGGAGGATTATTACATCCACGATGAGAAAAAATTCGCCATGATCGGAAAACACACGGGAACGACATTTCGTTTGGGCGATCAGGTTCGTGTCCGCGTGGCACGGGTCAAACCGGATGAAAACATCATCGATTTTACGCTGGTCGTATAAAACGAACAAATTTTAAAAAAGGCTTGCTTTTTGGAAAATAATTCCGTATTTTTAATGCAATTTTTAACCTGAATCATTTATTAGCCACAAAGTCTCGAAAACACAAAGGCAGAATAAACAAAAAGATAAAAGAATATTCATTGAAACAGAAAGATGGACAAAACGAATTGAGTTTCAAATAGTCAATTATTTTATTTGGTATAGCCTTTATGGTTTAGGGGCTTCGTGGCGAAAATTTATGAAGAATCCAGGTTAAAGAAATTCCAAAAGAAGACGATAGGTTAAAAAGAAAGACAGTGCAGTTAAAACACAAAG from Calditrichota bacterium includes:
- a CDS encoding phosphomannomutase/phosphoglucomutase, with the translated sequence MNPDIFREYDIRGIVETDLTEDVAELVGKAYGTHMKRLGYKTFSVGGDVRLTTNRLKKALIRGLLSTGGDVVDIGTVPTPAFYFSIPHLSLDGGVMVTGSHNPIEYNGLKMNKGLGSVYGDEIQVLRKLIEANDFETGSGTFKEISVLDDYKSMLKSKIKLNRKLKIIMDPGNGTGGLVAPEVFRALGADVTCIFCEPDGHFPNHLPDPTVLKYIQTLREKVLETKADIGIGYDGDSDRVGVIDNTGRVIFADRLLAILAKEVLKRRPGSEIIFDVKCSQALVEEIEMSGGKPLMWKTGHALLKSKLQEDKAPLAGEMSGHIFFADDYYGFDDAIYVSLRLAQLLSNSDKTMAELADEIPSYYSTPEIRVECAEEEKFKIVDELSNYFKSKYKTIDVDGVRALFGDGWGLLRASNTQPVLVLRFEAKTEKRIKEIIDIFVQKLKEYPSVKLDEGDFTIVKG
- the rnr gene encoding ribonuclease R encodes the protein MNKELVEKKIIDILKHNRNRYYKAKTLARHAKIPKESYSWFRDLLTQMQKEGKILKEKGKGYTYPQKVSTFVGELRVKTQGYGFVISDDGKTEVFVSQRNMGTAIHGDRVLVQLFARPKRNVLHTEGKVVEVLERRQSSIVGIFREGKYFNYVVPDDLKITWDILIAPGHDKGAKPGQKVVVKILEWEHTQLNPEGKIVEVLGYPDEKGVDVLSVVKSLDLPVAFPKEVLKAARNIPEDIPAAEIERRLDLRDEEIFTIDPEDAKDFDDAVSLRTMENGTYELGVHIADVSYYVPEDSVLDKEALRRANSVYLVDRVVPMLPEHLSNTICSLRPNEDRLTFSVIMILNKKGTVVDYRIEESVIRSKRRFSYEEVQKIIDTGKGPFVETLIKMRDLSQKLRRKRIAQGSLDFETPEAKIILDENGRPIEVKRVERLESHQLVEEFMLLANQVVALHGTFGALIQTRKKRLLPFIYRVHERPSPDKIRDFRNLVEALGHKFPGKKGRVDQKMLQKLLEEVEDTPEEIIVNNVMLRSMMKAQYSTKNVGHFGLGFSHYTHFTSPIRRYPDLEVHRLLKEYRKKVRPERKTILREKLPEVCKIASEQEIRALQAERKSIKMKQVEFMADKLGEEYLGIISGVVPFGIFVELEETLVEGLVHVKDLPEDYYIHDEKKFAMIGKHTGTTFRLGDQVRVRVARVKPDENIIDFTLVV